Proteins encoded together in one Aurantiacibacter aquimixticola window:
- the murD gene encoding UDP-N-acetylmuramoyl-L-alanine--D-glutamate ligase has translation MIVADAFRGRRYVVLGLARSGMATVETLLASGAEVTAWDRRREPREALQDRATIADPLEIDLTGFDGVVVSPGVPLNSHPLQQKAASAGVPIVGDIELFALARQELPPHKVIGITGTNGKSTTTALVHHLLDHAGYAARMGGNIGLPILAQEPLPDGGVYVLELSSFQIDLTRSLACEAAALINITPDHLDRYPDFAAYAFAKGRLLAMQGAGQFAVFGCEDAPTSAVQQAEAARRAPDRAVCVDAWAWSAHQQSWPSLQGPHNLQNAAIAAALVQEMGMTQGQVLEGLASFGGLPHRMERVAETDGVFFINDSKATNPASTAPALAAYPPIDGKPRIHWICGGLPKEDNLHDCAPFFGNIACAYTIGEAGPMFTDILAPHIRVEPCELLPEAVTRAVANARDGDVVMLSPACASFDQFRDYEARGDAFRELVTEIGGGDGETRSAE, from the coding sequence ATGATCGTCGCGGACGCCTTTCGCGGCAGACGCTATGTCGTGCTCGGCCTTGCCCGGTCCGGCATGGCGACGGTCGAGACCCTGCTGGCAAGCGGAGCCGAGGTTACCGCTTGGGACCGCCGCCGCGAGCCGCGCGAGGCGCTGCAGGACCGCGCCACCATTGCAGACCCGCTGGAGATCGACCTGACCGGTTTCGACGGTGTGGTGGTGTCGCCCGGCGTTCCGCTCAACAGCCATCCGCTACAGCAGAAAGCGGCATCCGCCGGTGTGCCGATTGTCGGCGATATCGAGCTTTTCGCGCTCGCTCGGCAGGAATTGCCGCCGCACAAGGTCATCGGCATCACCGGCACGAACGGCAAGTCGACCACCACGGCGCTGGTCCATCACCTGCTCGATCATGCAGGCTACGCAGCGCGCATGGGCGGAAATATCGGCCTGCCCATTCTCGCGCAGGAGCCACTACCCGATGGCGGGGTTTATGTGCTCGAATTGTCGAGCTTCCAGATCGATCTCACGCGCTCGCTGGCATGCGAGGCGGCGGCACTCATAAATATCACGCCCGATCACCTCGATCGCTATCCCGATTTCGCGGCCTACGCCTTTGCCAAGGGACGGCTGCTGGCGATGCAGGGGGCGGGACAGTTTGCCGTGTTCGGCTGCGAGGATGCGCCGACGAGCGCGGTGCAGCAGGCCGAGGCCGCACGCCGCGCGCCGGACCGCGCGGTGTGTGTCGATGCCTGGGCCTGGTCCGCGCACCAGCAATCCTGGCCGAGCCTGCAGGGGCCGCACAATCTGCAGAATGCTGCGATTGCCGCCGCGCTCGTGCAAGAAATGGGCATGACCCAGGGACAGGTTCTCGAAGGACTGGCCAGCTTTGGCGGCCTGCCGCATCGGATGGAGCGGGTTGCCGAGACCGATGGCGTGTTTTTCATCAATGACAGCAAGGCAACCAACCCCGCTTCCACGGCGCCTGCGCTTGCTGCCTATCCGCCCATTGACGGCAAGCCGCGCATTCATTGGATTTGCGGAGGCCTTCCCAAGGAAGACAATCTGCACGATTGCGCGCCGTTTTTCGGTAATATCGCTTGCGCCTATACGATCGGAGAGGCCGGGCCGATGTTTACCGACATCCTGGCGCCGCATATAAGGGTCGAGCCATGCGAATTGCTGCCAGAGGCCGTGACTCGCGCTGTAGCAAATGCGCGCGATGGCGATGTCGTTATGCTCAGCCCGGCTTGTGCCAGCTTCGACCAGTTTCGTGATTACGAGGCGCGCGGCGATGCGTTTCGCGAACTGGTGACGGAGATCGGTGGTGGCGATGGCGAAACGAGGTCCGCGGAATGA
- the mraY gene encoding phospho-N-acetylmuramoyl-pentapeptide-transferase, protein MFYFLAQLLEFEGALNLIRYQTFRAGAAMMTALIIGLVIGPRFINMLRVRQGKGQPIRADGPESHQKKVGTPTMGGLMILTALTISMLLWMDLASPFVWACLAVTMGFGLIGFLDDYDKVTKRSHKGVSGKVRLLFEFIVAGIASYLIVSEINTNLYVPFVFGGSIPLGPFYYVFAAFVIVGAGNAVNLTDGLDGLATMPVVIAAGAFLLICYLVGRVDFSEYLGIPHVPGAGELAILCAAIMGAGLAFLWFNAPPAAVFMGDTGSLALGGALGAIAVASHHEIVLAIIGGLFVLEAVSVIVQVFWFKRTGRRIFRMAPIHHHFEQLGWSESKVVIRFWIIAIVLAVIGLATLKLR, encoded by the coding sequence ATGTTCTATTTCCTCGCCCAATTGCTTGAATTCGAAGGGGCGCTAAACCTCATCCGTTATCAGACCTTCCGTGCCGGTGCCGCCATGATGACGGCACTGATCATCGGCCTGGTTATCGGCCCGCGCTTCATCAACATGCTCCGCGTGCGACAGGGCAAGGGTCAGCCGATCCGTGCAGACGGGCCGGAAAGCCACCAGAAGAAGGTCGGTACGCCCACGATGGGCGGGCTGATGATCCTCACCGCGCTAACGATCTCGATGCTGCTATGGATGGATCTGGCGAGCCCCTTCGTCTGGGCCTGTCTTGCCGTGACGATGGGCTTCGGCCTGATCGGCTTTCTCGACGATTACGACAAGGTCACCAAGCGCAGCCACAAAGGTGTGTCCGGCAAGGTGCGCCTGCTGTTCGAATTCATCGTGGCAGGCATTGCGAGCTACTTGATCGTCAGCGAGATCAACACCAATCTCTATGTTCCCTTCGTGTTCGGCGGTTCGATCCCGCTCGGGCCGTTCTACTACGTTTTTGCCGCCTTCGTGATCGTCGGCGCGGGCAATGCCGTGAACCTGACGGATGGCCTTGATGGGCTGGCCACCATGCCCGTCGTGATCGCGGCAGGGGCCTTCCTTCTCATCTGCTACCTCGTCGGGCGCGTTGATTTTTCCGAGTATCTGGGCATTCCGCATGTGCCTGGCGCGGGTGAGCTTGCCATCCTTTGTGCTGCCATCATGGGTGCAGGTCTTGCTTTCCTGTGGTTCAACGCGCCGCCTGCGGCCGTCTTCATGGGCGACACCGGCTCTCTTGCGCTCGGCGGTGCACTTGGCGCGATCGCCGTGGCCAGTCATCACGAGATCGTGCTCGCCATCATTGGCGGGCTGTTCGTGCTCGAGGCGGTCAGCGTGATCGTGCAGGTCTTCTGGTTCAAGCGCACAGGGCGCCGCATTTTTCGCATGGCACCGATCCACCACCATTTCGAACAACTGGGCTGGAGCGAGAGCAAGGTCGTGATCCGTTTCTGGATCATCGCCATCGTTCTTGCCGTGATCGGCCTGGCGACGCTGAAACTGCGATGA
- a CDS encoding UDP-N-acetylmuramoyl-tripeptide--D-alanyl-D-alanine ligase: MSAALKQLRWPRAQSDAARLALWTSAEIAAATGGTAYGEFQVSSVEMDSRDVQSGDLFFALKGEAMDGHRFLDMAFANGAAAAVVDRPIDRPHVLVEDTTSALLALADAARQRVSARIVGVTGSVGKTGVKEAIFTALERTSRGAAHRSVRSYNNHVGVPLSLSRMAARSRYGVFEMGMNHANEIAGLTAQVRPHVAVITTIAPAHIENLGSMEAIADAKAEIFQGLEKGGTAVIPADSDHFEQLRDVALAQGAKVLSFGRSAHADMRLLDAIAQSDGGSLVTASMGAIGLVYTVAEPGEHWIDNSLCVMAAVHAAGGDLGAAGLALAEMGGLKGRGARLRAKVPGGHALIIDESYNANPASMRATLKQLGQTPATRRVAVLGSMKELGDFADRFHAQLVDPVSAANVDYTVLVGDEMRSLARQMGKLPRDTLGNALRYAHCENAGEAIAALQEFGLAGGDVVLVKGSNSVGLSRVVDHFAAKEG; encoded by the coding sequence ATGAGCGCTGCGCTCAAGCAGCTTCGCTGGCCGCGCGCGCAAAGCGATGCGGCGCGCCTCGCCTTGTGGACGTCAGCCGAAATCGCCGCCGCTACAGGCGGGACTGCTTATGGTGAATTTCAGGTTAGCAGCGTCGAAATGGACAGCCGCGACGTGCAGTCCGGTGATCTGTTCTTTGCGCTGAAGGGCGAGGCGATGGACGGCCATCGCTTCCTCGACATGGCCTTCGCCAATGGCGCAGCCGCAGCCGTGGTGGACCGGCCGATCGATCGTCCGCACGTGCTCGTCGAAGACACCACCTCCGCGCTGCTCGCATTGGCCGACGCCGCCCGGCAGCGCGTTTCGGCACGCATCGTCGGCGTTACCGGTTCGGTCGGCAAGACCGGCGTGAAGGAGGCTATCTTCACCGCTCTCGAGCGCACCAGCCGCGGAGCGGCGCACCGCAGCGTTCGCAGCTACAACAACCATGTCGGCGTGCCGCTGAGCCTGTCGCGCATGGCCGCGCGCAGCCGCTATGGCGTATTCGAGATGGGTATGAACCACGCGAACGAGATCGCCGGTCTCACTGCGCAGGTTCGGCCTCACGTAGCCGTGATTACCACCATCGCGCCGGCGCATATCGAAAATCTCGGCAGCATGGAGGCGATCGCCGATGCCAAGGCGGAGATTTTCCAGGGGCTGGAAAAGGGCGGTACGGCCGTCATTCCTGCCGATAGCGACCACTTCGAACAACTTCGCGATGTGGCGCTGGCGCAGGGTGCGAAAGTGCTTTCCTTCGGGCGCAGCGCGCATGCCGACATGCGCCTGCTCGACGCGATTGCGCAGTCCGATGGCGGATCGCTGGTTACCGCCAGCATGGGGGCCATCGGACTTGTCTACACCGTCGCCGAACCGGGCGAGCACTGGATCGACAATTCCCTTTGCGTCATGGCCGCCGTGCACGCCGCGGGCGGCGATCTTGGCGCGGCAGGTCTCGCGCTTGCCGAGATGGGCGGGCTGAAGGGGCGCGGGGCGCGGCTGCGGGCCAAGGTGCCGGGCGGGCATGCGCTCATCATCGACGAAAGCTATAACGCCAATCCCGCCAGCATGCGCGCAACGCTCAAGCAGTTGGGGCAGACGCCGGCGACGCGCCGCGTCGCCGTGCTCGGCAGCATGAAAGAGCTTGGCGACTTCGCGGACCGTTTCCACGCACAGCTTGTCGACCCGGTATCGGCGGCAAATGTCGATTACACGGTGCTGGTGGGCGACGAGATGCGCAGCCTGGCCCGGCAGATGGGGAAACTGCCCCGCGATACGCTTGGCAATGCGCTCCGCTACGCCCATTGCGAGAATGCGGGCGAGGCCATTGCGGCGCTGCAGGAATTCGGATTGGCCGGCGGTGACGTCGTGCTGGTCAAGGGCTCCAATTCGGTAGGGCTCTCGCGCGTTGTGGATCACTTCGCCGCCAAAGAGGGCTGA